One genomic region from Leptospira tipperaryensis encodes:
- a CDS encoding LIC11213 family lipoprotein encodes MNKIHNHVRIGIVLLFVSSIFWNCENQKSSDKEDSLKNLGFLLGSTTPLKEVTDADCTDPAPAFATLGVAGTTATCSTCHSAGNANAGLDITSYSSVRNRVTVGNPKGSLLFIKINSGSMRLYNNNSINKAVYCWTLKGANP; translated from the coding sequence ATGAATAAAATTCACAATCACGTTCGAATCGGAATCGTATTACTCTTTGTTTCTTCCATCTTTTGGAATTGTGAAAATCAAAAGAGTTCGGATAAAGAAGATTCTTTAAAAAATCTTGGTTTCCTTTTGGGTTCGACAACTCCCTTGAAGGAAGTTACGGACGCAGACTGTACGGATCCCGCTCCCGCATTCGCTACACTGGGAGTTGCCGGAACCACCGCCACATGTTCCACCTGTCACAGCGCGGGAAATGCAAACGCAGGCCTTGACATCACTTCTTACAGCAGCGTAAGAAACAGAGTCACCGTGGGAAATCCGAAAGGAAGTTTGCTTTTTATTAAAATCAATTCCGGATCCATGAGACTCTATAACAACAATTCGATCAACAAGGCCGTCTACTGCTGGACTCTCAAAGGAGCCAATCCTTGA
- a CDS encoding YceI family protein yields MSLLLGIVFTISATGLLSEKKSKELVVKEANIQFLSEAPQETIRGTVSKAEGSANLDTKRVVIRVDLNALNVPNRLMNNHMHENYLETEQHPIASFAGLITKWDLKTKTVEIEGDFSLHGITKKNFKIQGTIEEKEKDFLIRSNFEVILTDFKIEIPKLVILKLNEKIRIETSILWQSKE; encoded by the coding sequence ATTTCGCTTCTTCTTGGGATCGTATTTACGATTTCTGCGACCGGCCTTCTTTCCGAAAAGAAATCGAAAGAACTGGTCGTAAAAGAAGCGAACATTCAATTTTTGAGCGAAGCGCCTCAGGAAACAATTCGTGGAACCGTTTCGAAAGCGGAAGGTTCCGCGAACTTGGATACGAAGAGAGTCGTCATTCGAGTCGATCTCAACGCGTTGAACGTTCCCAATCGATTGATGAACAATCACATGCACGAGAACTATCTCGAAACGGAACAACATCCGATCGCTTCCTTCGCAGGATTGATTACAAAATGGGATCTCAAAACCAAAACGGTAGAGATCGAAGGCGATTTCAGCTTACACGGAATTACAAAAAAGAATTTTAAAATTCAAGGAACGATCGAGGAAAAGGAAAAAGACTTTTTGATCCGTTCGAATTTTGAAGTGATTCTAACAGACTTTAAAATCGAAATTCCTAAATTAGTAATCTTGAAACTCAATGAAAAAATAAGAATCGAAACCAGCATCCTATGGCAGAGCAAAGAATGA
- a CDS encoding DUF5777 family beta-barrel protein, protein MAEQRMNYRAFLFIVPFVFLTFISPVFSQEQRKSAFLGTSLIHMPSTEDVGKNGLDFRFNHRFGDAKSTSYDFLGLDNGANTQLSLDYGVTDRITVGIARTSFQKTYEARSKIRLLTQDSSFPVTMSFFGVFGQETSKQEQFFGPYLRPTTGIPTVDSNLEKQLNTYELSYQDRQSTLASFLISRRFNDVLSIQLSPMFVHRNYVKDHLSNDRTGLDVSFRLHLFKRVDFTFGTILTPKRDYVGDSYNTEDRKTKIGGVEYSASEINDLIARGKTIDAAVNNILLSKPVEYTSVPMSFGVDFETGGHVFQFFVTNSRAIAHTQLLRGADFNYDKKEWTIGFNIHRHFSLESSEKPASEKTN, encoded by the coding sequence ATGGCAGAGCAAAGAATGAATTACCGCGCTTTTCTTTTTATCGTCCCGTTTGTTTTTCTTACGTTTATTTCTCCGGTCTTTTCTCAAGAACAGAGAAAATCCGCATTCTTAGGAACCAGCTTGATCCACATGCCGAGCACGGAAGACGTTGGCAAAAACGGTCTCGACTTCCGATTCAATCACAGGTTTGGGGACGCAAAGTCCACTTCCTATGATTTTCTCGGTTTGGATAACGGAGCCAATACACAACTTTCCTTGGACTACGGAGTTACGGATCGAATCACCGTCGGAATCGCGAGGACTTCGTTTCAGAAGACCTATGAGGCAAGATCGAAGATTCGTCTTTTAACTCAAGATTCGAGTTTTCCCGTTACGATGAGTTTTTTTGGAGTGTTCGGTCAAGAGACTTCGAAACAAGAACAATTCTTCGGTCCTTACCTTCGTCCTACGACCGGAATTCCGACCGTCGATTCGAATTTAGAAAAACAGTTAAACACGTATGAACTCAGTTATCAGGATCGCCAGAGCACTCTCGCTTCTTTCCTAATTTCCAGAAGATTCAACGACGTCCTTTCGATTCAACTCTCTCCGATGTTCGTTCACAGAAACTACGTCAAAGACCATCTTTCCAACGATCGAACGGGTTTGGATGTTTCGTTCCGTCTCCATCTTTTTAAAAGAGTGGACTTTACGTTTGGTACGATTCTCACTCCGAAAAGAGATTACGTTGGAGATTCTTACAATACGGAAGATAGAAAGACAAAGATCGGCGGTGTGGAATATTCAGCTTCCGAAATAAACGATCTCATCGCGAGAGGGAAAACGATCGACGCCGCGGTGAACAACATTCTTCTTTCCAAACCAGTGGAATACACTTCGGTTCCTATGAGTTTCGGCGTGGACTTTGAAACGGGCGGTCACGTGTTTCAGTTTTTTGTCACCAACAGCCGTGCAATCGCGCATACACAACTGCTTCGCGGAGCCGACTTCAATTATGATAAGAAAGAATGGACGATCGGTTTTAACATCCATCGTCATTTTTCTCTGGAGAGTTCGGAAAAGCCGGCTTCCGAAAAAACAAATTAA
- a CDS encoding PaaI family thioesterase, with product MKASVRANLSFGSSPDNPDGLQLKITFDEDTQSAYGDFTCPEKFQGQPDVIHPGIISTILDEIMVKINEAMNFKTTTGELTIRFLQPAFVNQPLHLRGWFVKKNKKVIENRAEIENEIGKIVARGKGKYIEVDD from the coding sequence ATGAAAGCTTCGGTTCGGGCAAACTTAAGTTTTGGATCCAGTCCAGACAATCCGGACGGACTTCAATTGAAAATCACCTTTGATGAAGATACGCAGTCTGCTTATGGTGACTTCACTTGTCCGGAAAAGTTTCAAGGTCAGCCTGATGTAATCCACCCAGGAATTATATCTACGATCTTAGACGAAATCATGGTGAAAATTAACGAGGCCATGAATTTCAAAACAACCACTGGCGAACTCACGATTCGTTTTTTACAACCCGCTTTTGTCAATCAACCGCTCCATCTTCGCGGATGGTTTGTGAAGAAGAACAAAAAAGTAATTGAAAACAGAGCGGAAATCGAAAACGAGATCGGAAAGATCGTAGCCCGTGGAAAAGGCAAATACATCGAAGTAGACGACTGA
- a CDS encoding MauE/DoxX family redox-associated membrane protein, giving the protein MKKILDWTVRIVAVVILIPAFYFKLSGADRSIATFSALDAEPFGRYVVGFAELAVVLLLLIPQTSWLGAMLGSVIMIGAIGSHISVLGFQGGAGVSFILALVVLTCSLIELYASKERNPIFTKIFAGQD; this is encoded by the coding sequence ATGAAAAAAATATTAGATTGGACAGTACGAATCGTCGCGGTGGTCATTTTGATTCCCGCTTTTTATTTTAAACTTTCCGGAGCCGATCGTTCGATCGCGACTTTTTCCGCGTTGGATGCGGAGCCTTTCGGACGTTACGTCGTCGGCTTTGCAGAATTGGCCGTTGTGTTGCTTCTCCTGATTCCACAGACGAGTTGGTTGGGTGCGATGTTGGGAAGTGTCATTATGATCGGCGCCATCGGTTCCCATATTTCCGTGTTAGGTTTTCAAGGCGGCGCGGGCGTTTCCTTTATTTTAGCTCTTGTCGTTCTCACTTGCAGCCTCATCGAACTCTACGCGAGCAAAGAACGTAATCCGATCTTTACGAAAATTTTTGCCGGTCAGGATTGA
- a CDS encoding EAL domain-containing response regulator — protein sequence MNQLAQPHLLILDDEEEIAGILGDLAKQCGFEVTITHEAGHFFEKLNEDTQYIILDLMIPGVDGVDVLRMLSGKKLAVSVILISGADRRVLQSAEALAIQYGLKISGVLEKPIRIQEYQRVLTGLISDKKNETATLSFTGKRAATEPSSAISPEEIEEGIREEQFILFYQPKINFKTGAIAGFESLVRWYHPVRGLIFPDSFIPTLESYPSLMDAMTEKLILQALGQCSIWNRDFPGIAVAVNISPVSLNKLILPETISKMIESFGLKNNQLIVEVTETQLLENITSTLDILTRIRIRGIGLSVDDFGIGYSSLKQIHRYPFTELKIDRSFVSVAPYDKEALFICQAAIDLGHKLGMTVVAEGIETAEVGELMKKEGCDKGQGYFYSKPMPPDAALQYLAAFKS from the coding sequence ATGAATCAGCTCGCACAACCCCATCTCCTGATTCTCGACGATGAAGAAGAAATCGCAGGAATCCTCGGCGATTTAGCGAAACAATGCGGCTTCGAAGTCACGATCACACACGAGGCCGGTCATTTTTTTGAAAAGTTAAATGAAGATACTCAGTATATCATTTTAGATCTGATGATTCCGGGAGTCGACGGGGTCGACGTTTTGCGGATGCTCTCCGGAAAAAAATTGGCGGTCTCCGTGATTCTTATTAGCGGCGCGGATAGAAGGGTTTTACAAAGCGCGGAAGCCCTTGCGATTCAATACGGTCTAAAAATTTCGGGTGTTTTAGAAAAGCCGATTCGTATTCAAGAATATCAAAGAGTTCTAACGGGATTGATCTCGGATAAGAAGAATGAAACTGCGACTCTTTCGTTTACGGGTAAAAGAGCCGCGACCGAACCTTCCTCCGCCATTTCTCCCGAAGAAATCGAAGAGGGGATTCGGGAAGAACAGTTTATTCTTTTTTATCAACCGAAGATTAACTTTAAAACGGGCGCGATCGCCGGTTTTGAATCCTTGGTTCGTTGGTATCATCCGGTTCGAGGTTTGATCTTTCCGGATTCTTTTATTCCCACTTTAGAATCCTATCCAAGCCTGATGGATGCGATGACTGAGAAGTTGATTCTCCAAGCATTGGGTCAGTGTTCGATTTGGAATCGTGACTTCCCGGGAATCGCGGTCGCCGTGAATATCTCTCCTGTAAGTTTGAACAAATTGATCCTGCCGGAAACAATCTCCAAAATGATCGAAAGTTTCGGTTTGAAAAACAATCAGCTCATCGTGGAAGTTACGGAAACTCAACTCTTGGAAAACATAACGTCCACGCTCGATATTCTTACAAGAATTAGAATTCGGGGGATCGGCCTTTCGGTGGACGACTTTGGGATCGGCTATTCTTCCTTGAAACAAATTCATCGTTATCCTTTTACGGAACTCAAGATCGATCGTTCTTTTGTAAGCGTTGCTCCCTACGATAAGGAAGCTCTCTTTATCTGTCAGGCTGCGATTGATCTCGGACACAAACTCGGAATGACCGTGGTCGCGGAAGGAATCGAAACCGCCGAAGTCGGAGAGTTGATGAAGAAGGAAGGTTGTGATAAAGGGCAGGGTTATTTTTACAGCAAGCCTATGCCTCCCGATGCGGCTCTTCAGTATCTCGCGGCTTTCAAATCCTAA